TCTCCTCCAGCGCCTGCTGGCAGTGGGCGACCAGCGGCTCCAGCCCTTCCAACACCCGGGCATCCGCGCGCTGCTCGATGTCCCAGCAGAGCGACTCCAGGGTGGCCGCCCCGAAGTAGGCCGCGTTGGACTTGAGGGTGTGGGCCGCGCGGGCCAGGTTCTCCAGCTCCCCGCGCGCGAGCGCCCCCCGCGCGTCGTCCATCAGCCGGGGCATGCTGTCCAGCGCGGTGTCGATGAGCTCCGGGAGCATCCGCTCCACCTGCCCGTCCAGCGACTGCCACAGCCGCTCCAGCGCGCCGGAGTCCAGCCCCCGGATGCGCGGGGCGCCCACGCGGGGAGCCTCCAGGGCGCGTGCGACGGGGGCGGCACCGGGCTCGCGCGGCAGACGCTCCCAGGCGCGGCGCAACGCGGAGATGAGCTCCTCCACGCGGATGGGCTTGCTGAGGAAGTCGTCCATGCCCGCGTCCAGGCACTCGCGCCGGTCCGCCGTCATCGCGTTGGCCGTCATCGCGATGACCCACGGCTGCTCGCGGACGGGCACGTCCTTGCGCAGCTGGCGCGTCGTCTCCAGGCCGTCCATCTCCGGCATCTGGACGTCCATCAGCACGACGTCGTAGCGCGTGCGCGCCATGAGGTGCAGGCCCTCGCGGCCGTTGCTCGCGGTCTCCGCCGGGTAGCCCAGCCGGTCCAGCACCAGCAGCGCCAGCTTCTGGTTGGTGGGGTTGTCCTCCACCAGCAGGATGCGCAGCGGCATCTGTTCGCCGGGGCGCGAGTTGAACACGGAGCGCTCGCGCGTGGCGGGCGCGGGCACCGTTGGCAGGGGCCGGGCGGAGATGAGGTCCTGCGCCAGGCACGTCATCAACGCGTCGTGGAGCTGCGACGCCTTCACCGGCCGAGGCAGCACCGACGTGAACAGGCCGGGCGGCTGCGCGTCGCGCTGATCATACGAAGTGAGCAGCAAGAGGGGCAGCTCGCGCGCGTCGCGCTGCTGACGGATGTGCGCCGCCAGCGACGGGCCGTCCATCAGCGGCATGCGGTGGTCCAGGATGGCCAGGTCGAACCGGGCCCCCGACTCCAGGCGGGACAGCGCCTCCGCGCCGGACCCCACCTCCACGATGGCCATGCCCCACGCGGCCAGCTGCCGGCCCAGCAGCTTGCGGTTGATGGCGTTGTCGTCCACCACCAGCACGCGCCGGCCCTGGAGCTTCAGCGCGTCCGGGCGGAGGGCGTCCGCGCTGCGCGGGGCCTCGCGCGCCTGGAAGGTGAAGTGGAACGTGGCGCCCCGGCCCGGCACGCCCTCGCTCTCCATCCACAACCGCCCGCCCATCGCCTCCACCAGCCGCTTGCTGATGGCGAGCCCCAGGCCGGTGCCCCCGTAGCGGCGCGACACGGACTCATCCAACTGGTTGAAGGGCTGGAACAGGCCGCCGCGCGCGGCCTCGGTGATGCCCAGGCCGGTGTCCTGGACCGCGAAGTGCAGCTCGAACAAGCCGCCCGGCGCGAGCGGCTGACGGGGCGTGTCCACGGAGATGGACACCCCGCCGCGCTCCGTGAACTTCACCGCGTTGCCCACCAGGTTGAGCAGCACCTGCCGCAGGCGCGCGCCGTCGCCCACCACGCTGACGGGCGTCTCGTCGGTGACGTGGTAGCCCAGGTCCAGGGACTTCTCG
This region of Corallococcus silvisoli genomic DNA includes:
- a CDS encoding PAS domain-containing hybrid sensor histidine kinase/response regulator, which produces MPELPPSAYPALFEHTRDGVLVLDATLRVVAVNRAAEALLGPRDALVGQSAAGVLPGWTPPQVSSEGGAPPETEWRAGLGYPVRVLALPQDGGWMLLLRGLDAALEAESSLRQQKEFFEAVVRHSPVAIVTISRDFEVLTWNPAAERLFGYTPQESLGKNILKLVANVDDIRPEAEETSREVLRKDRVHVVTKRVRKDGTVVDVELRALPVTVAGQSLGFIAIYHDVTDLQRARQSAEDANQAKSLFLATVSHEIRTPMNAIIGMAGLLMDTALTPEQRDFASTIRQSGDALLGLLNDMLDFSKIEAGRVELEQQPFNLRQCVESVLDLLAMRASEKSLDLGYHVTDETPVSVVGDGARLRQVLLNLVGNAVKFTERGGVSISVDTPRQPLAPGGLFELHFAVQDTGLGITEAARGGLFQPFNQLDESVSRRYGGTGLGLAISKRLVEAMGGRLWMESEGVPGRGATFHFTFQAREAPRSADALRPDALKLQGRRVLVVDDNAINRKLLGRQLAAWGMAIVEVGSGAEALSRLESGARFDLAILDHRMPLMDGPSLAAHIRQQRDARELPLLLLTSYDQRDAQPPGLFTSVLPRPVKASQLHDALMTCLAQDLISARPLPTVPAPATRERSVFNSRPGEQMPLRILLVEDNPTNQKLALLVLDRLGYPAETASNGREGLHLMARTRYDVVLMDVQMPEMDGLETTRQLRKDVPVREQPWVIAMTANAMTADRRECLDAGMDDFLSKPIRVEELISALRRAWERLPREPGAAPVARALEAPRVGAPRIRGLDSGALERLWQSLDGQVERMLPELIDTALDSMPRLMDDARGALARGELENLARAAHTLKSNAAYFGAATLESLCWDIEQRADARVLEGLEPLVAHCQQALEESRRLLEELKGTVTAHARG